In Ignavibacteriales bacterium, the following proteins share a genomic window:
- a CDS encoding TetR/AcrR family transcriptional regulator: MRKREGNKEQAILDAAVKVFAKDGYYHAKISSIADLAGVATGSIYLYYKNKEGILLTIFDRLWSELTNGLRIIVKRSDIDPAQKLDLVIDNFFGLFIANPSIASVFVNEQHLLINNKRGNVAKHYNDFFDLAEEIIREGVRKKIFRTDIDITLFRHFITGGLRNLLGQWAQQSQTLTLDSIRQNVKNFMKHGLM; the protein is encoded by the coding sequence ATGCGGAAGCGCGAAGGGAACAAAGAACAGGCGATTTTGGATGCAGCAGTAAAAGTATTCGCAAAGGACGGGTATTACCATGCGAAAATATCGTCCATAGCGGATCTCGCCGGTGTTGCTACCGGAAGCATCTACCTTTACTACAAGAATAAAGAAGGTATTTTACTCACAATCTTCGACCGTCTGTGGTCTGAATTAACCAATGGATTGCGGATTATCGTAAAACGTTCAGATATAGACCCTGCACAAAAACTCGACCTTGTGATTGATAATTTTTTCGGGCTCTTCATCGCAAATCCATCTATCGCCTCTGTGTTTGTTAACGAACAGCACCTTTTGATCAACAACAAACGAGGAAATGTTGCTAAGCACTATAACGATTTTTTCGACCTTGCCGAAGAAATTATCCGGGAAGGTGTACGAAAGAAAATATTCAGAACCGATATAGATATAACACTCTTTCGTCATTTCATCACAGGAGGGCTGCGGAATCTGCTGGGTCAATGGGCGCAGCAATCTCAGACTCTGACTTTGGACTCCATCCGTCAAAATGTAAAAAACTTCATGAAGCACGGCCTCATGTAA